One window of Allobranchiibius huperziae genomic DNA carries:
- a CDS encoding transglycosylase SLT domain-containing protein, which translates to MGGKGIGGAVLGVAAIPVMVVVAVSGASPTPSGGSGGGGLNPAGIPADLVPLIQAAGTVCPGITAPDIAAQLKAESNFNVNATSAVGAQGIAQFMPGTWKTWGQDYNHNGTNSPLDPGDAIPAQAHFMCALYGQVSSLLKAGAVKGDPNDLAWAAYNAGLGAVQGAGGVPQNGQTPAYVANIRKFLAQFTLPGGGLAAGASLAQTVLAYAWHTNQGQDHLAQMPQYTTAVNAARTSGHFYAHQPGEVPVGRPEGDHCSATVSLIATTAVDPTYNNNGVLAQGAGFVPVQEAWMAAHWQPLGSASSLSLSQLRPGDIGISNGGGLTHVWMYVGSVPGFSGNFVEGSYGYPGHVGFAPQARQSSTVLYAGHPNAVYYRKK; encoded by the coding sequence GTGGGCGGTAAGGGCATCGGCGGCGCGGTGCTGGGGGTGGCCGCGATCCCGGTGATGGTCGTGGTCGCCGTGTCCGGTGCCTCACCGACGCCGAGTGGAGGCAGCGGCGGCGGCGGGTTAAACCCGGCTGGGATCCCCGCGGATCTGGTCCCGCTGATTCAGGCCGCCGGGACGGTGTGCCCGGGCATCACCGCACCCGACATTGCCGCCCAGCTGAAAGCGGAGTCCAACTTCAACGTCAACGCGACCAGCGCGGTGGGGGCGCAGGGGATCGCGCAGTTCATGCCCGGTACGTGGAAGACGTGGGGTCAGGACTACAACCACAACGGCACCAACTCACCCCTGGACCCCGGGGACGCGATCCCGGCGCAGGCGCACTTCATGTGCGCCCTGTACGGCCAGGTCAGCTCGCTGCTCAAAGCGGGCGCGGTCAAGGGTGATCCGAACGATTTGGCGTGGGCGGCGTACAACGCCGGCCTCGGCGCGGTCCAAGGCGCCGGGGGTGTCCCACAGAACGGGCAGACCCCGGCCTACGTCGCGAACATTCGCAAGTTCCTGGCCCAGTTCACCCTGCCCGGTGGGGGACTGGCCGCTGGGGCGTCACTGGCGCAGACGGTGCTGGCGTACGCATGGCACACCAACCAGGGCCAAGACCACCTCGCCCAGATGCCGCAGTACACCACCGCGGTCAACGCCGCACGCACGTCCGGGCACTTCTACGCCCACCAACCCGGCGAGGTCCCGGTCGGGCGCCCGGAGGGTGACCACTGCTCGGCGACGGTGTCCCTCATCGCGACGACCGCGGTCGACCCCACCTACAACAACAACGGCGTACTCGCCCAGGGCGCGGGGTTCGTCCCGGTCCAGGAGGCGTGGATGGCCGCGCACTGGCAGCCCCTCGGCTCCGCCTCATCCCTGAGCCTGTCGCAACTGCGCCCCGGGGACATCGGGATCAGCAACGGCGGGGGCCTGACGCACGTGTGGATGTACGTCGGGTCGGTCCCGGGGTTCTCCGGCAACTTCGTGGAGGGCTCCTACGGCTACCCCGGCCACGTCGGATTCGCGCCCCAAGCCCGTCAATCCTCCACGGTGCTCTACGCCGGTCACCCCAACGCCGTCTACTACCGGAAGAAGTGA
- a CDS encoding ParA family protein encodes MGRVIAICQEKGGVGKTTSTYHLAAAAVRTGAKVLCIDLDPQANLTKWVAGESPAPDQLSVADALSEQAGDVTLDDVLIEGRWNGLTLAPAVKTPLSRARNELVMATTGREARLRRLLEPIRDDYDLTLIDGPPDVSLLTINALVAADAVVPPCAPAELSLDGLAELMVTVESVREHYNQDLQLGGVIINQVRRTRTSRDREAEVRGSGLRVLSPSVPFRVEIQDCAESGARLEEWPGGYALADIYLNLLQQLIKEN; translated from the coding sequence ATGGGCAGGGTGATCGCGATCTGCCAGGAGAAAGGCGGGGTCGGCAAAACGACCTCGACGTACCACCTTGCCGCCGCCGCGGTACGCACCGGAGCCAAGGTGCTGTGCATCGACCTGGATCCGCAAGCCAACCTGACAAAGTGGGTGGCGGGGGAGTCCCCGGCCCCCGACCAGCTGTCGGTGGCCGACGCACTCAGTGAGCAGGCCGGCGACGTGACCCTGGACGACGTCTTGATCGAGGGCCGCTGGAACGGCCTGACACTGGCGCCGGCGGTGAAGACACCACTCAGCCGCGCCCGCAACGAGCTGGTGATGGCCACCACGGGACGTGAGGCCCGGCTACGGCGCCTGCTAGAGCCGATCCGCGACGACTACGACCTGACCCTCATCGACGGCCCACCAGACGTCAGCCTGCTAACCATCAACGCGCTAGTCGCCGCGGATGCCGTGGTCCCGCCTTGTGCACCGGCGGAGCTGAGCTTGGACGGGCTCGCGGAGCTGATGGTCACCGTGGAGTCAGTCCGAGAGCACTACAACCAGGACCTGCAGCTCGGTGGAGTCATCATCAACCAGGTGCGTCGCACGCGCACCAGCCGCGACCGAGAAGCAGAGGTCCGCGGATCGGGGCTACGGGTGCTCAGCCCTTCGGTCCCGTTCCGCGTAGAGATCCAGGACTGTGCCGAGAGCGGCGCCCGCCTCGAGGAATGGCCTGGCGGCTACGCCCTGGCCGACATCTACCTGAACTTGCTGCAGCAGCTGATCAAGGAGAACTGA
- a CDS encoding ParB/RepB/Spo0J family partition protein: MTNNQNIIAVSTPVVERVNPREVVIGDNIRTDAHPSEPFIESVRANGVLIPVSAYRDSEGTVIVVDGQMRTLAAIAAELADMPALIGGSRDETGRIIEQWVANETRVAMSEGDRFEAVQQMSLLGVPATEISRRMGVTKEHVAQVKKAAKVGVTRESVNEQDAYDLADLAILVQFQDDPEATAFLTQYRTTGAGLARRVEAWQEKQADDALLDQARGEWEAKGATFTRADYGDRRPQPGELTYRNGNPLPSNPEQLVTMPGVEFDLRVDARRVKGEDGTYSTQKYVRVLPVVSDAAKNGYMRRVTTEEGTLLDAEQAKAKRRELREQRTAWAEAENARRTYIGQLAAAKMAPKGHEAILATATTRLHWRHLGEVASKFPGVDGYKLGQEGAGRRTTAARRLAVATVMALMQWESSTGLHTMERPGDTDKAMMRALIGTGYEASAVERAIL; encoded by the coding sequence ATGACGAACAACCAGAACATCATCGCTGTGAGTACGCCCGTCGTAGAGCGAGTGAACCCGCGCGAGGTCGTGATTGGGGACAACATCCGCACCGACGCGCACCCCTCGGAGCCGTTCATCGAATCCGTGCGCGCTAACGGCGTCCTGATCCCGGTATCGGCTTACCGCGACAGCGAGGGCACCGTCATCGTCGTAGACGGTCAGATGCGCACCCTGGCCGCGATCGCGGCCGAGCTGGCCGACATGCCCGCCCTGATCGGTGGTTCCCGAGACGAGACCGGGCGCATCATCGAGCAGTGGGTCGCCAATGAGACCCGGGTGGCGATGAGTGAGGGGGACCGGTTCGAGGCCGTGCAGCAGATGAGCCTGCTCGGCGTCCCGGCCACCGAAATCTCCCGACGCATGGGCGTAACCAAGGAGCACGTCGCACAGGTCAAGAAGGCCGCCAAGGTCGGGGTGACCCGCGAGAGCGTCAACGAGCAGGACGCCTACGACCTGGCCGACCTGGCGATCCTCGTGCAGTTCCAGGACGACCCGGAGGCGACCGCGTTCCTGACGCAGTACCGCACCACCGGGGCGGGCCTGGCGCGGCGCGTGGAGGCATGGCAGGAGAAGCAGGCCGATGACGCGCTGCTGGACCAGGCGCGCGGCGAGTGGGAGGCCAAGGGCGCAACCTTCACCCGCGCCGACTACGGCGACCGGCGACCCCAGCCGGGGGAGTTGACCTACCGCAACGGCAACCCGCTGCCCAGCAACCCCGAGCAGCTGGTCACGATGCCCGGCGTCGAATTCGACCTGCGGGTCGATGCCCGCAGAGTCAAGGGCGAGGACGGCACCTACAGCACCCAGAAGTACGTGCGGGTGCTGCCCGTGGTCAGTGACGCCGCTAAGAACGGCTACATGCGGCGCGTCACCACCGAGGAGGGCACCCTGCTCGATGCCGAGCAGGCCAAGGCCAAACGCCGCGAGCTGCGAGAGCAGCGCACCGCATGGGCCGAGGCCGAGAACGCCCGCCGTACCTATATCGGTCAGCTAGCCGCCGCCAAGATGGCCCCGAAAGGCCACGAGGCAATCCTCGCCACCGCGACCACCCGCCTGCACTGGCGGCACCTAGGAGAGGTGGCCAGCAAATTCCCCGGCGTCGACGGGTACAAGCTCGGCCAGGAGGGGGCAGGTCGTCGGACCACGGCAGCCCGGAGGCTGGCGGTCGCCACGGTGATGGCCCTCATGCAATGGGAGTCCAGCACCGGCCTGCACACGATGGAGCGGCCCGGAGACACCGACAAAGCCATGATGCGAGCCCTGATCGGGACTGGATACGAGGCCAGCGCGGTCGAGCGCGCGATCCTCTAG
- a CDS encoding DNA methyltransferase: MSFSEVVGQVGDDPHADNLLFTGDSLDVLRILCEVPEYRALYRGKVKLIYIDPPFNTGQTFEHYDDWMEHSTWLSFMRERLLLIRELLSSEGSVWVHLDDVEVHRMRCVLDEVFGAGNFIEDLAVELNPKGRQLGRWFAGSLDRILVYAKDARVASLVAASTEEVSDSDFPLSDDRGAYRLLPLRNTNKKFNPVTRPNLAYPLQVHPQTLEVRTEQFEGSVAVLPVFGDLTRAVWRWGKPKTTNQHQELIGRWVNGRSGRRLDVFQKDYNESGRTKKYRDFWASSEVGSSDRGKAEIKKILPGSVFDTPKPESLMARIVGIATVPGDVVVDCFAGSGTTAAVAQKMGRRWVSAEISPSTVEEFTLPRLIKVIEGHDEGGVTASTGWQGGGGFRHVTVGPSMYDETPYGVVLAEWATNGRFARAVAGQLGFQWQAAAPPLCGIRGRMRLAVVDGAVGVEEVRQIVGSLGERERVTIVAKAVLPVAEAELARLSAGSRIRKAPRDLLTAGARRMRRRTDAAPTDAVEGAGS; the protein is encoded by the coding sequence GTGAGCTTCTCCGAGGTAGTCGGGCAGGTCGGCGACGATCCGCATGCTGACAACCTCCTTTTCACCGGCGACTCCCTGGACGTGCTGCGCATTCTGTGTGAGGTCCCGGAGTATCGGGCGCTGTACCGCGGCAAGGTCAAACTCATCTACATAGACCCACCATTCAACACAGGGCAGACGTTCGAACACTACGACGACTGGATGGAGCATTCCACCTGGCTGTCATTCATGCGTGAGCGTCTTCTATTGATCCGCGAACTGCTCAGTTCAGAGGGGTCCGTGTGGGTACATCTTGACGATGTCGAGGTGCACCGCATGCGGTGTGTCCTCGATGAAGTTTTTGGAGCCGGAAATTTCATTGAGGATCTCGCGGTGGAGCTGAACCCGAAGGGGCGACAGCTCGGTCGTTGGTTCGCTGGCAGCTTGGATCGGATCCTGGTCTATGCCAAGGATGCACGAGTAGCATCTTTGGTCGCAGCGAGCACGGAGGAGGTCAGCGACTCAGATTTTCCGTTGTCTGATGATCGCGGTGCCTACCGGCTGCTGCCTCTCCGCAACACCAACAAGAAGTTCAATCCCGTAACGCGCCCGAACTTGGCCTACCCGTTGCAGGTGCATCCGCAAACACTTGAGGTGCGGACGGAACAGTTCGAAGGGTCGGTCGCAGTCTTGCCGGTATTCGGAGACCTCACCCGAGCCGTATGGCGGTGGGGCAAGCCGAAAACGACCAACCAGCATCAGGAACTGATTGGGCGGTGGGTTAACGGTAGGTCTGGGCGCCGACTTGATGTCTTTCAAAAGGACTACAACGAGAGCGGCAGGACGAAGAAGTACCGGGATTTTTGGGCCAGCTCTGAGGTTGGCTCCTCTGATCGGGGCAAGGCAGAGATCAAGAAAATTCTGCCGGGTTCAGTCTTCGATACACCTAAACCTGAGAGCCTCATGGCCCGGATCGTTGGTATTGCAACTGTGCCGGGTGATGTCGTGGTTGATTGCTTCGCTGGGTCGGGCACGACGGCCGCGGTGGCTCAGAAGATGGGCCGACGGTGGGTGTCAGCCGAGATCTCACCGTCGACTGTCGAGGAGTTCACACTGCCCCGCCTGATCAAGGTGATCGAGGGTCACGACGAAGGTGGTGTTACGGCCTCTACGGGATGGCAGGGCGGGGGCGGCTTCCGTCATGTCACGGTGGGGCCCTCGATGTACGACGAGACCCCTTACGGGGTGGTGCTGGCGGAGTGGGCCACGAATGGTCGGTTTGCACGGGCGGTCGCGGGGCAGTTGGGGTTTCAGTGGCAAGCGGCAGCTCCACCGCTGTGCGGTATCCGTGGCCGGATGCGTCTGGCGGTGGTCGATGGCGCTGTCGGGGTTGAGGAAGTACGGCAGATCGTGGGGTCGTTGGGGGAACGTGAACGGGTAACGATCGTGGCGAAGGCTGTGCTGCCTGTTGCCGAAGCGGAACTGGCCCGGCTGAGCGCGGGTTCGCGGATTCGGAAGGCACCACGGGACTTGTTAACCGCCGGTGCGCGGCGGATGCGCCGCCGAACTGATGCAGCACCCACCGACGCGGTGGAAGGGGCTGGGTCGTGA
- a CDS encoding helix-turn-helix transcriptional regulator produces the protein MAEPVQIPSFAERLVMALEAAGMSIPDLQRQMRLLGVERTPGYLYNLCTGARSNPTFETIAACIHATNADPRWFFVETLDPGFSPADVLWGTLASELEGPPRR, from the coding sequence ATGGCTGAACCGGTACAGATCCCCTCGTTCGCGGAACGTTTGGTCATGGCCCTGGAGGCGGCGGGGATGTCGATCCCCGATCTGCAGCGGCAGATGCGTCTGCTGGGCGTCGAGCGAACCCCGGGATATCTCTACAACTTGTGCACCGGAGCACGATCAAACCCCACGTTTGAAACGATCGCCGCATGCATCCACGCGACCAACGCCGACCCCCGATGGTTCTTCGTTGAGACCCTCGACCCCGGATTCTCTCCCGCAGACGTGCTCTGGGGCACCCTGGCAAGTGAGCTGGAAGGGCCGCCCCGTCGCTGA
- a CDS encoding DUF6668 family protein, which produces MSAPSLSRGRRDPAPVNPFLPVKAPEPPEPEHLPVDPLLGDQLAATGPVRPLGIQAPVGASLPRTFARPEARTHVVGLHGGAGTSTLAALLGDHVAVDAGTKVPLGGTPRVLLVARTHAAGLAAVQRAGQVWAAGQLADVQLLGLVLVDDGPRMGKAQLSACRQVMQILPRTWRIGWVESWRTHTDPEISAAPIRVRRTVNQLRAISAPRTTNSTTNEGNPS; this is translated from the coding sequence ATGAGCGCCCCGTCCCTGTCCCGGGGCCGGAGGGACCCGGCCCCGGTCAACCCGTTCCTCCCGGTTAAGGCGCCGGAGCCGCCAGAGCCGGAGCACCTGCCGGTCGACCCGCTGCTCGGCGACCAGCTCGCCGCGACCGGTCCCGTCCGGCCGTTGGGGATCCAGGCCCCGGTGGGGGCGTCCCTGCCGCGGACGTTCGCTAGGCCGGAGGCCCGCACCCATGTGGTGGGTCTGCACGGGGGAGCGGGCACCAGCACGCTTGCCGCGCTGCTGGGGGATCACGTCGCGGTCGACGCCGGCACGAAGGTCCCCCTCGGCGGGACCCCACGGGTTCTCCTCGTTGCGCGCACCCACGCCGCCGGCCTGGCCGCGGTGCAACGCGCCGGACAGGTCTGGGCCGCAGGGCAACTCGCGGACGTGCAGCTACTCGGCCTGGTCCTGGTCGACGACGGACCCCGCATGGGCAAAGCCCAGCTGTCTGCGTGCCGGCAGGTCATGCAGATCCTGCCGCGGACCTGGCGGATCGGGTGGGTCGAATCCTGGCGCACCCACACCGACCCGGAGATCTCGGCCGCACCGATCCGGGTGCGCCGCACCGTCAACCAACTTCGCGCGATCAGCGCACCACGAACCACCAACAGCACCACCAACGAAGGGAACCCGTCATGA
- a CDS encoding plasmid mobilization protein gives MDHRTWRSHERSAEIRTRMTPDEKAEIEASARAAGVTVQDYVWAKALGRPYPPRRRAGTTRQAQELPLTGS, from the coding sequence ATGGACCACCGGACATGGCGCAGCCATGAGCGATCGGCAGAGATCCGCACTCGGATGACCCCGGACGAGAAGGCTGAAATTGAAGCCTCCGCTCGCGCAGCTGGCGTCACTGTGCAGGACTACGTCTGGGCCAAAGCCCTCGGCCGTCCATACCCGCCGCGCCGTCGCGCTGGCACTACTCGACAGGCACAGGAGTTGCCACTGACCGGATCCTGA
- a CDS encoding ATPase — protein MTQNTQHTSSEATSSVRMLIVGEGQFILDGQVIPVAAGSSVHQAAIAHIASQASGVVQVTAVDDGGTQQLQVGPDGTVTSVGTAPVPPAAESRATAPATTPTAQDTPQDHPARTPYTDRKTDTPVQQSIAAVAPEEVPQSRAERRASVTFLPGADEAFSGMTTPTKVGGWHGFLQSIGLEKRAEGPTPEQITERAELRAISQHWAGPRTITMVNPKGGASKTPTAVLLAAMFARWGGAGCLAWDNNETRGTMGWRTEEGPHEAHVRDLLASADELMRPEARAADLAAFVHHQTEDKFDVLRSNPHSIAPEERLTTSDFDALHRVASRYYRLIFIDSGNDESAANWLRMIEHTDQLVVATTTRPDHAEAARLVLDDLRKQGDAAAQLADDAVVVVAHADQDEAPSAEYLARFEALARAAAPIPYDPGMRAAHLRLDGLRPDTQVAWRHAAAMVADGLGQQRAHTA, from the coding sequence ATGACACAGAACACCCAGCACACCTCGAGCGAAGCCACCAGCTCGGTGCGGATGCTGATCGTCGGGGAGGGCCAATTCATCCTCGACGGACAGGTCATCCCCGTCGCCGCCGGCAGTAGCGTCCACCAGGCCGCGATCGCGCACATCGCCTCCCAGGCCAGCGGTGTGGTGCAGGTGACCGCCGTCGATGACGGAGGCACCCAGCAGCTGCAGGTCGGTCCCGACGGCACCGTCACGTCCGTCGGGACCGCACCTGTGCCGCCTGCCGCGGAGAGCCGCGCCACTGCGCCTGCGACAACCCCTACCGCGCAGGACACCCCGCAGGATCACCCAGCGCGTACACCGTATACAGATCGCAAAACGGACACCCCGGTCCAGCAGTCGATCGCAGCGGTGGCCCCGGAAGAGGTGCCGCAGTCGCGGGCGGAGCGACGTGCGTCGGTGACGTTCCTGCCGGGTGCGGACGAGGCGTTCTCTGGGATGACGACGCCGACCAAGGTCGGCGGGTGGCACGGGTTCCTGCAGAGCATCGGCCTGGAGAAGCGGGCCGAGGGCCCGACCCCGGAGCAGATCACCGAACGAGCGGAACTGCGGGCAATCTCCCAGCACTGGGCCGGACCCCGGACCATCACCATGGTCAACCCCAAAGGCGGGGCATCGAAAACGCCGACCGCGGTGCTCCTGGCGGCAATGTTCGCCCGCTGGGGTGGCGCGGGGTGCTTGGCGTGGGACAACAACGAGACCCGCGGAACGATGGGCTGGCGCACCGAGGAAGGGCCCCACGAGGCCCACGTGCGGGACCTGCTCGCGTCTGCTGATGAGCTGATGCGCCCCGAGGCGCGGGCGGCGGACCTGGCCGCGTTCGTGCACCACCAGACCGAGGACAAGTTCGACGTCCTGCGGTCCAACCCGCACTCCATCGCCCCCGAAGAGCGGCTGACCACATCCGACTTCGACGCGTTGCACCGCGTCGCGAGCAGGTACTACCGGTTGATCTTCATCGACTCCGGCAACGACGAGAGTGCGGCGAACTGGTTGCGGATGATTGAGCACACCGACCAGCTGGTGGTGGCCACCACCACCCGCCCGGATCACGCCGAAGCAGCCCGGTTGGTGCTGGATGACCTGCGCAAACAAGGCGACGCCGCCGCGCAGCTGGCCGATGACGCGGTCGTGGTCGTCGCCCATGCCGATCAGGACGAAGCGCCCAGCGCGGAGTACCTGGCCCGGTTCGAGGCGTTGGCCCGCGCCGCGGCGCCGATCCCGTACGACCCGGGGATGCGCGCCGCGCATCTGCGCCTGGACGGGCTGCGCCCGGACACCCAGGTCGCGTGGCGGCACGCCGCCGCGATGGTCGCCGACGGACTGGGCCAACAGAGGGCGCACACCGCATGA
- a CDS encoding DUF6573 family protein — MTHHEPSPFGTGGIIHAYTREQALADGVLIELDPELTREAGIAAPVDLTTAAHAAVVAWGETQEEAKSEGTGQDETGRAWDVLTMLRLAAPALHRRALAGDRAARVPFSVLVVPPTGAGVHPRMVCLHAVLGGDDLGRPLITVMLPTED; from the coding sequence ATGACGCACCACGAACCGTCCCCGTTCGGGACCGGCGGCATCATCCACGCCTACACCCGCGAGCAGGCCTTGGCCGACGGCGTCCTCATCGAACTAGACCCTGAGTTGACCCGGGAAGCAGGCATCGCTGCCCCGGTCGACCTCACGACGGCGGCCCACGCTGCGGTGGTGGCCTGGGGCGAAACGCAGGAAGAGGCCAAGTCCGAAGGGACCGGACAAGACGAGACCGGGCGGGCGTGGGACGTGTTGACCATGCTGCGCCTGGCCGCACCCGCTCTCCATCGCCGCGCTCTGGCCGGCGACAGGGCCGCCCGGGTGCCCTTCTCGGTGCTCGTTGTGCCGCCGACTGGGGCCGGAGTGCACCCGCGCATGGTGTGCCTGCACGCCGTGCTCGGTGGCGATGATCTGGGCAGGCCCCTCATCACGGTGATGCTTCCGACCGAGGACTAG